A genomic segment from Aspergillus puulaauensis MK2 DNA, chromosome 1, nearly complete sequence encodes:
- a CDS encoding uncharacterized protein (COG:S;~EggNog:ENOG410PMF8;~InterPro:IPR015943,IPR036322;~go_function: GO:0005515 - protein binding [Evidence IEA]): MPPAASDDLFRQQSRLPGDIDPVEATSPPKPDNDTGGKSKKKGKSGSKAKNKAAKVTPKAPVEDLLDGSPPSQVEPSSYPDPPVVPQVDTEIVSPVLDALDTLRDTPEQDLAYRTNSWARSIPFGKSPPNEGFEEDLASGSPFGGFLTSQNKGGFSHPSSASPPPRTRPLSYGNGYPSGGFSRQQSVDRHKSQSVNTPFSDRIPPPHLPQAHFYRAPEIDIPSPSGQSRSPMEAQYSFCAFDTISSPPFKSSRLAGSVLLVGSDGALEVLAVEDRKTRPIGRLDGINGRVVDAKILAGDDSTSASRPHVAIIVHGPCMPSDDEGRASSVGSESNDVSVPTGRYSSADKRLNRDDTRFYQTRVEVYSLRTGDHVATLFTTKPSPCFENIPGLPNFAPAPAGNLKLLTSGSYLVLASGMSGEVYIYSMSKYQCLGKTWTSVQSRETRRYSTSSSSTDPDASRNDSPHTNAIGRLDNPILALKGRWLAIVPPSSTYRASLGGIVPAPLIQGKVFGLETRSPPSRPATTCVTDVGEGESFLDKVARGVTQEFVRGARWMSDQGLQAWNNYWNKDQQQISQQRRSQVTDFPQQGYNVFPPTHAQETQTTSPAEPDLVSVLDLRRLDEGGDTKSAILFNPAATFQVPNGCSFLSFSPSGLMLLTASKKGDVQYIWDLMQVKYCRAGLFLSEDPAAVSASVRQVARYSRLTESHIVDVIWCPPSGDRLAVITLKGTVHVFDLPRSAFQWPPFRRARRSRAKPTTNDAPPDDLAVRTTNTNPLSTAMKLVGGKTQPIFEAVRGRAPSAGAAFPAMNGFTIPAAAGMGGKAAAGLSKSMGAAASGTVNTLRHVGENRLHISGFSREPAASRVTWIVHKGQPSLALISNGYFRLYRIKRSISYNKSRQPQSVVGTKEIEFRLPANLSSPCGPMAISNFNPELVVHAPVALPSSTVRPSASSKLKCQPLSQAELETNAPYQPFHTDQRVSLFTYSETGEAGGSTATVPNGQWVFGGSMPVSKIHVRRISTGSDDEDDNAVHEHQPGSGEGIENLISMGNSTGNVEEVVITTRRKKKHSSSPLHAGGEDGFFEDDCEVLDFAVDRV; this comes from the exons ATGCCCCCGGCAGCTTCGGACGACTTGTTTCGCCAGCAGAGCCGGTTACCGGGAGACATAGACCCTGTGGAAGCTACCAGTCCCCCAAAACCCGATAATGATACCGGagggaaaagcaagaaaaagggaaaaagcgGCTCCAAGGCGAAGAACAAGGCTGCCAAAGTGACTCCAAAGGCACCCGTGGAAGATCT ACTGGATGGATCCCCGCCTTCACAAGTTGAGCCGTCGTCCTACCCCGATCCGCCTGTAGTACCCCAAGTTGATACCGAGATTGTATCGCCGGTCCTCGATGCTCTGGATACGCTCAGGGACACCCCTGAGCAAGACTTGGCGTACCGCACGAATAGCTGGGCTAGATCAATCCCGTTCGGAAAGAGCCCGCCAAATGAAGGCTTTGAGGAGGACCTTGCCAGCGGGTCCCCTTTTGGTGGTTTCCTAACAAGTCAGAACAAGGGTGGTTTCAGCCATCCATCTTCCGCCTCTCCCCCACCCAGGACAAGACCTCTCAGCTACGGCAATGGTTACCCCAGCGGCGGCTTTTCGCGTCAGCAGTCTGTGGATAGACACAAAAGCCAGTCTGTCAATACTCCCTTCAGTGACCGGATACCCCCACCGCATTTACCGCAGGCTCACTTCTATCGAGCACCCGAGATTGATATTCCATCGCCCTCCGGTCAAAGTCGGTCCCCCATGGAGGCGCAGTATTCATTCTGTGCATTCGATACTATCTCCAGCCCCCCATTCAAATCGTCACGTCTGGCGGGCAGTGTTCTTCTGGTCGGCAGCGATGGTGCTTTGGAGGTATTGGCTGTCGAAGACCGCAAGACTCGTCCGATTGGACGTTTGGACGGGATAAACGGCAGAGTAGTCGATGCAAAGATTCTGGCAGGCGATGACTCAACTTCAGCATCCCGACCGCATGTAGCAATTATCGTTCATGGCCCTTGCATGCCATCCGACGATGAGGGACGTGCTTCATCTGTTGGTTCTGAATCGAACGATGTTTCTGTTCCCACGGGGCGTTACTCTAGTGCTGATAAACGCCTGAATCGTGATGACACCCGGTTCTACCAAACAAGAGTCGAGGTATACTCACTTCGGACGGGTGATCACGTCGCAACACTCTTCACTACAAAGCCTAGTCCATGCTTTGAGAACATCCCTGGACTCCCGAATTTTGCGCCGGCGCCTGCGGGAAATTTAAAGCTTCTCACAAGTGGTAGCTATCTTGTCCTAGCGTCTGGTATGAGCGGAGAggtctatatatatagtatgAGCAAGTACCAGTGCCTAGGGAAAACCTGGACTAGCGTCCAGTCGAGGGAAACGAGGCGATACTCCACCTCATCGAGCTCAACGGACCCAGATGCATCTCGAAATGACTCTCCTCATACAAATGCAATCGGCAGACTTGATAATCCAATTCTTGCGCTGAAGGGGAGATGGCTGGCAATCGTACCACCGTCATCTACGTATCGAGCATCCCTCGGTGGAATAGTACCAGCGCCTTTGATACAAGGGAAGGTCTTTGGGCTTGAGACTCGCAGTCCTCCCTCGCGGCCGGCGACTACCTGCGTAACCGATGTCGGTGAGGGCGAGAGCTTTCTCGACAAAGTGGCTAGGGGTGTTACACAGGAGTTTGTGCGAGGGGCTCGCTGGATGAGCGACCAGGGCTTGCAAGCCTGGAATAATTATTGGAACAAAGACCAACAGCAAATTTCCCAGCAGCGCCGCTCCCAAGTTACAGACTTCCCGCAACAGGGATATAACGTTTTCCCCCCAACGCATGCTCAAGAGACTCAAACTACTTCGCCCGCCGAGCCAGATCTTGTGTCAGTCCTAGATCTCAGAAGGCTCGACGAAGGGGGGGATACGAAGAGCGCGATTCTGTTCAACCCAGCTGCCACATTCCAAGTGCCGAATGGCTGCAGTTTTCTGTCATTCTCCCCCAGTGGTCTCATGCTCCTCACTGCTAGTAAAAAAGGAGACGTGCAATACATATGGGATCTAATGCAAGTCAAGTATTGCCGCGCTGGACTTTTCTTGTCTGAGGATCCAGCGGCAGTATCTGCAAGTGTGCGCCAAGTCGCACGGTACTCCCGATTGACAGAGTCGCATATCGTGGACGTAATATGGTGCCCACCTTCTGGAGACCGCCTGGCTGTGATTACTCTCAAAGGGACAGTACATGTCTTTGACCTCCCCCGAAGTGCGTTTCAATGGCCTCCATTCCGCAGGGCCCGACGTTCACGTGCAAAACCGACGACAAATGATGCTCCTCCTGATGACCTAGCTGTGCGTACGACAAACACCAACCCCCTATCGACGGCCATGAAACTTGTTGGGGGCAAGACCCAACCCATCTTTGAGGCTGTCAGGGGCCGTGCGCCTTCTGCCGGTGCTGCATTCCCCGCCATGAATGGTTTCACtatccctgctgctgctgggatggGTGGCAAAGCGGCTGCAGGCCTTAGCAAATCAATGGGAGCTGCCGCGAGTGGAACAGTCAATACTCTTCGACATGTGGGAGAAAACCGACTGCACATTTCTGGTTTCTCCCGCGAACCTGCTGCATCGCGTGTCACCTGGATTGTCCACAAGGGCCAACCTTCCTTAGCGCTGATATCGAATGGCTACTTCCGACTGTACAGAATCAAACGCTCGATCTCTTACAACAAATCACGACAACCACAGTCAGTGGTTGGAACTAAGGAAATTGAATTCCGGCTTCCTGCGAACTTGTCAAGTCCTTGTGGTCCTATGGCAATTAGCAACTTCAATCCAGAACTAGTTGTCCATGCGCCTGTGGCCCTGCCATCGTCCACCGTGCGACCTTCAGCGTCATCCAAGCTTAAGTGCCAGCCACTTTCCCAGGCAGAGCTGGAAACCAATGCACCCTACCAGCCCTTCCATACAGACCAGAGGGTAAGCCTGTTTACTTACTCTGAAACGGGCGAAGCAGGTGGCTCAACGGCTACGGTTCCAAATGGCCAATGGGTTTTCGGTGGCAGTATGCCCGTGTCCAAGATACACGTTCGTCGAATTAGCACCGGTagcgacgacgaggacgacaaTGCCGTGCATGAGCATCAGCCTGGATCGGGCGAGGGGATTGAGAATCTAATCAGCATGGGTAATAGCACTGGCAACGTCGAAGAAGTTGTCATTACTACtcggcggaagaagaaacacTCATCGTCCCCGCTCCACGCCGGTGGCGAAGACGGGTTTTTCGAAGACGACTGTGAGGTACTGGATTTCGCCGTTGATCGGGTTTAA
- a CDS encoding dolichol phosphate-mannose biosynthesis regulatory protein (COG:O;~EggNog:ENOG410PREN;~InterPro:IPR009914;~PFAM:PF07297;~TransMembrane:2 (i5-26o46-71i);~go_component: GO:0030176 - integral component of endoplasmic reticulum membrane [Evidence IEA];~go_function: GO:0030234 - enzyme regulator activity [Evidence IEA];~go_process: GO:0019348 - dolichol metabolic process [Evidence IEA]), with the protein MLGQLVGSAMLLAATAIFLYYTAWTLLMPFVDPGHPLHAFFLPRVWAIRIPVFLTLLGSAVVGTFIGIVMINSNKKKAAKAKAAAAKKKT; encoded by the exons ATG CTGGGCCAACTCGTGGGATCCGCCATGCTTTTGGCCGCTACTGCGATCTTCCTCTACTACACGGCGTGGACACTACTTATG CCATTCGTCGACCCTGGCCACCCCCTCCATGCCTTCTTCCTTCCTCGCGTATGGGCAATCCGCATCCCCGTGTTTTTGACGCTCCTGGGCTCGGCCGTGGTTGGTACGTTCATTGGAATTGTGAtgatcaacagcaacaagaagaaggcggccaaggccaaggctgctgccgcgaagaagaagacctga